The Kluyveromyces lactis strain NRRL Y-1140 chromosome B complete sequence genome contains a region encoding:
- the CAX4 gene encoding dolichyldiphosphatase (similar to uniprot|P53223 Saccharomyces cerevisiae YGR036C CAX4 Dolichyl pyrophosphate (Dol-P-P) phosphatase with a luminally oriented active site in the ER cleaves the anhydride linkage in Dol-P-P required for Dol-P-P- linked oligosaccharide intermediate synthesis and protein N-glycosylation), which produces MSNLTAIHSKIPFDDTYILYDPNDLFSFICCYLSLLPVGILVFYFSWFIITREIEAVILAGGHVVNDIANNIIKNIIKETRPIDFGSFQKDSVRSGYGMPSAHSQFMGFFTMYIGLRIWCQWGGLNKSHKILASFGLLLASSGVVVSRVYLGYHTLKQVLVGVSIGALLGTCHFLASTIVRYIGLVDWFLSWRIVQWFLIKDSCFQAPFSLKDEYNAYLQRRQLSIKAKSD; this is translated from the coding sequence ATGTCGAATTTGACCGCtattcattcaaagatcCCGTTTGATGATACTTATATTTTATATGACCCGAATGATCTATTTTCGTTCATCTGTTGTTATCTTTCACTTCTGCCTGTTGGCATATTAGTGTTTTACTTCTCCTGGTTCATTATTACTCGTGAGATCGAAGCTGTTATATTAGCGGGAGGGCATGTAGTGAATGACATTGCCAAtaacatcatcaaaaacATCATCAAGGAAACGAGGccaattgattttggttcttttcaaaaggATTCTGTGAGATCAGGTTATGGTATGCCAAGTGCTCATTCCCAGTTTATGGGATTCTTCACCATGTATATAGGCCTCCGTATCTGGTGCCAATGGGGTGGCTTGAATAAATCACATAAAATTCTAGCAAGTTTTGGTTTGTTACTTGCCTCTAGCGGTGTAGTAGTATCACGCGTCTATTTAGGCTATCACACTCTGAAACAAGTTTTAGTGGGTGTTTCAATTGGCGCTTTATTAGGAACATGCCACTTCTTAGCCTCTACCATAGTCAGATACATTGGGCTAGTAGACTGGTTCTTATCTTGGAGGATTGTACAATGGTTTTTGATCAAGGATTCATGCTTCCAGGCTCCTTTTAGTTTGAAAGATGAGTACAACGCCTATTTACAGAGAAGACAACTAAGCATCAAAGCGAAAAGCGATTGA
- the KAP95 gene encoding karyopherin beta (highly similar to uniprot|Q06142 Saccharomyces cerevisiae YLR347C KAP95 Karyopherin beta forms a dimeric complex with Srp1p (Kap60p) that mediates nuclear import of cargo proteins via a nuclear localization signal (NLS) interacts with nucleoporins to guide transport across the nuclear pore complex), whose protein sequence is MSASEVAQFLENIIITPDPTVRLQAETTLKKLSNDNFLQFAGLLSQILADVSVRLEARILAGLTLKNELISKNPTKAQQFAQRWSTQVDAESRHHIKQFALQALVDPETRVANASAQLIAAIAEIELPLNQWPELMKIMVDNTAQEQPENVKRASLLTLGYICESADQSDETLINQSNNILIAIVQGAQSNETSKIVRLTALNALADSLAFIKNNMEREGERNYLMQVVCEATQASDEDIQAAAFGCLCKIMSLYYFYMKPYMEQALFALTVATIQSSNEKVAAMAVEFWSTICEEEIDIAFELSQYSNPGLESYNFALVSIQEVVPTLLQLLTKQNEDPDDDDWNVAMSAGACLQLFAQNCGNYVVEPVLHFVEQNITSDNWRQREAAVMAFGSILDGPDKTQLTSLVHQALPPILNLITDPVLQVKETVAWCIGRIADSVVAAIDPQDHLSDVVNACLIGLKDHPKVATNCSWTIINLVEQLADTPSSPIYNYYPVLVSALLEASNRSDNEYNARASVFSALTTLVEFANDQVGETTTSISTFVLDKLGQTMQVDEAQLTAEDRQNLHELQSNILSVLAAVIRKNPQSVNPVADMLMDLFMKLLSKNDTTYVEDDVFYAISALASALGKNFEKYLESFSPYLVNALNQVQSQVSITAVNLIADISNSLEDDFKKFAPSFMSVLGQMLSSPDAKKELQPAVLSVFGDIATNIGSDFIQYLSQVMSVCVMAQNYKPNYSSSDALDYQYKLYESILDAYVGIITGLHDQPDALFPYTGSIFQFINLLADNPSVALEDSIARTAVGIVGDIAAMYPDGRLQQFYTQPWMIKFVKDVKTNQSFSQNTRDTARWAREQQKLQSNL, encoded by the coding sequence ATGTCAGCTTCCGAGGTTGCCCagtttttggaaaacattATCATTACTCCGGACCCAACGGTCCGTCTTCAAGCGGAGACgacgttgaagaaattatctAACGATAATTTCTTGCAATTCGCTGGACTTTTGTCTCAGATCTTGGCCGATGTGTCCGTTCGTCTTGAAGCTAGAATTCTAGCAGGTTTGACGTTGAAGAACGAATTGATTTCGAAGAACCCAACAAAGGCCCAGCAGTTTGCTCAACGTTGGTCTACGCAAGTCGATGCAGAGTCTAGACATCATATTAAGCAGTTTGCGTTACAAGCGTTGGTTGATCCAGAGACTCGTGTTGCCAACGCTTCAGCTCAGTTGATCGCTGCCATTGCAGAGATCGAATTGCCATTGAATCAATGGCCAgagttgatgaagattaTGGTAGATAATACCGCTCAAGAACAACCAGAAAATGTTAAGAGAGCTTCCTTGTTGACATTGGGTTATATCTGTGAAAGTGCAGACCAAAGTGATGAAACTTTAATCAATCAATCGAACAACATTTTGATCGCTATCGTTCAAGGTGCACAGTCGAACGAAACTTCTAAGATTGTCAGACTTACCGCGCTTAATGCATTGGCTGACTCGCTTGCATTCATTAAGAATAATATGGAACGTGAGGGTGAAAGAAATTACTTGATGCAAGTCGTATGTGAAGCTACCCAGGCTTCGgatgaagatattcaaGCGGCCGCATTTGGTTGTCTTTGTAAAATCATGTCACTATACTATTTCTACATGAAACCTTACATGGAACAAGCTCTATTCGCTTTGACCGTGGCTACTATACAATCATCCAATGAAAAGGTGGCAGCAATGGCCGTTGAATTTTGGTCTACCATCtgtgaagaagaaattgatattgCTTTTGAACTGTCACAGTACTCCAACCCAGGCTTGGAATCTTACAATTTTGCTCTAGTATCCATCCAAGAAGTGGTGCCAACTCTATTACAGCTTTTAACAAAGCAAAATGAAGATCCggatgatgatgattgGAACGTGGCAATGTCTGCTGGTGCTTGTTTGCAACTATTCGCTCAAAACTGTGGTAACTACGTAGTAGAACCTGTCTTGCACTTCGTTGAACAGAACATCACCAGTGACAATTGGAGACAACGCGAAGCGGCTGTGATGGCTTTTGGTTCTATATTGGACGGTCCTGACAAAACTCAATTGACTAGTTTAGTCCATCAAGCGTTACCACCTATCCTCAACCTAATAACGGATCCAGTTTTGCAAGTGAAGGAAACAGTAGCATGGTGCATCGGCAGAATTGCAGACTCAGTCGTTGCTGCTATAGATCCTCAAGACCATCTTTCTGATGTTGTAAACGCTTGTTTGATCGGGTTAAAAGACCATCCAAAAGTGGCTAccaattgttcttggaCGATTATCAACCTTGTCGAACAATTAGCTGATACCCCTTCTTCTCCGATATACAATTATTATCCAGTTCTTGTTAGCGCATTGCTTGAAGCTTCAAACAGGTCAGACAATGAATATAATGCTAGAGCATCTGTATTTTCTGCTTTGACTACTTTAGTAGAGTTCGCTAATGACCAAGTCGGGGAAACTACTACCTCAATTTCCACTTTTGTTTTGGATAAACTTGGACAAACAATGCAAGTGGATGAAGCTCAATTAACAGCTGAAGATAGACAAAACTTACATGAATTACAATCGAACATTTTATCTGTTTTGGCTGCAGTGATTAGAAAGAACCCACAATCTGTTAATCCAGTAGCAGATATGTTGATGGATCTATTTATGAAACTTTTGAGCAAGAATGATACAACATACGTGGAAGATGATGTCTTTTACGCTATTTCTGCTCTAGCATCTGCGTTGGGtaaaaactttgaaaagtaTTTGGAAAGTTTCTCCCCATATTTGGTTAATGCGTTAAATCAAGTACAGTCCCAAGTTTCTATCACTGCCGTCAATCTAATTGCTGATATCTCTAACTCTTTAGAGGATgacttcaagaaattcGCTCCATCGTTCATGAGTGTTCTTGGGCAAATGCTTTCTTCTCCAGATGCGAAGAAGGAATTACAACCTGCAGTCCTTTCTGTTTTTGGTGATATTGCCACCAACATTGGATCAGATTTTATACAGTATTTGTCCCAAGTTATGTCCGTGTGCGTCATGGCTCAAAACTATAAACCGAATTATAGCTCTTCTGATGCCCTCGATTATCAATATAAATTATACGAATCAATATTGGACGCATACGTAGGAATAATAACAGGGCTACACGACCAACCAGATGCATTGTTTCCTTACACAGGTtcaattttccaatttatCAACTTATTGGCTGATAATCCAAGTGTTGCATTAGAAGattcaattgcaagaaCAGCAGTCGGTATAGTGGGTGATATTGCTGCCATGTACCCAGACGGAAGGCTCCAACAATTCTATACACAACCATGGATGATTAAGTTTGTAAAGGACGTGAAAACCAATCAATCCTTTTCTCAAAACACTAGAGATACAGCAAGGTGGGCAAGAGAACAACAAAAGTTGCAATCTAACTtgtga
- the ORM2 gene encoding sphingolipid homeostasis protein ORM2 (similar to uniprot|P53224 Saccharomyces cerevisiae YGR038W) yields the protein MSQLKPFPSYGQDNSNGGASGIEPVKDHRRRRSSSIISHVEPESFEDENDQQMMNNMNANWVNQRGAWIIHLVVIALLRLFFNLLPGMSNEWSWTLTNIAYVVGSYIMFHLIKGTPFDFNGGVYDNLTMWEQIDDGVLYTPTRKFLITVPIGLFLLSTHYCRYDLQLFLLNFVLTTFVAVVPKLPVTHRLRISIPGITGPAQIS from the coding sequence ATGTCACAGTTGAAACCTTTCCCATCTTATGGACAAGATAACAGTAATGGCGGTGCGTCTGGTATTGAACCTGTCAAGGATCACAGAAGAAGGCGTTCTTCCAGTATAATATCGCATGTGGAACCGGAATcctttgaagatgaaaatgacCAACAGATGATGAACAATATGAACGCTAATTGGGTGAATCAGCGAGGCGCATGGATTATCCACCTTGTTGTGATTGCACTGCTTAgactcttcttcaatttattACCTGGAATGTCTAACGAATGGTCATGGACCTTGACTAACATCGCTTACGTGGTTGGTTCCTATATCATGTTCCATTTGATTAAAGGTACACCTTTCGATTTCAACGGAGGAGTTTATGATAATCTAACAATGTGGGAACAGATCGATGATGGGGTGTTGTATACGCCTACTAGGAAGTTTTTGATTACGGTACCTATCGgtttgtttcttttgtcAACACATTATTGCCGTTACGATTTACAACTATTTTTATTGAACTTCGTTTTAACTACCTTCGTAGCTGTGGTTCCTAAACTACCTGTAACTCACAGGCTAAGAATAAGCATTCCTGGTATCACAGGACCTGCTCAAATCAGCTAA
- the ACB1 gene encoding long-chain fatty acid transporter ACB1 (highly similar to uniprot|P31787 Saccharomyces cerevisiae YGR037C ACB1 Acyl-CoA-binding protein, transports newly synthesized acyl-CoA esters from fatty acid synthetase (Fas1p-Fas2p) to acyl-CoA-consuming processes), protein MVSQLFEEKAKAVNELPSTPNNDELLKLYALYKQATVGDNTKEKPGMFNLKDRYKWDAWELLKGTSQEDAEQQYIELVDQLIKKYAP, encoded by the exons ATGGTTTCTCAATTATTCGAAGAAAAG GCTAAAGCTGTCAATGAATTGCCATCAACTCCAAATAACgatgaattgttgaaattgtaTGCTCTATACAAGCAAGCAACCGTCGGTGACAACACCAAGGAAAAACCAGGCATGTTCAACTTGAAGGACCGTTACAAGTGGGACGCCTGGGAATTGTTGAAGGGCACTTCCCAAGAAGATGCCGAACAACAGTACATCGAATTGGTTGAccaattgatcaagaaaTACGCCCCATAG
- the MRP20 gene encoding mitochondrial 54S ribosomal protein uL23m (similar to uniprot|P32387 Saccharomyces cerevisiae YDR405W MRP20 Mitochondrial ribosomal protein of the large subunit): MPRFFPSLKQGLRNLATAVETESTVAVKASQFKRPRQSVQSRILEYTREAIKTEKPHFKVGGAELYFPKARVILLRPNAKHTPYQAKFIVPKSFNKLDLRDYLFHLYGLRALNVTTQLLHARYTRATPVSPRYRGPQIKKMTIDMAEPFIWPAEPEDKSAWNTEFQKELEKYRNDRMRLGSDANKPSKAFDGVLGPYQETAKPFIPRFLKRRLVNKKAREAKKEQYLEQIKKVSEVLAKST; the protein is encoded by the coding sequence ATGCCTCGTTTTTTCCCATCTCTCAAACAGGGTTTGAGAAACCTTGCTACTGCGGTAGAGACGGAATCTACAGTAGCAGTCAAAGCCAGTCAGTTCAAGAGACCTCGTCAATCCGTACAAAGCAGAATCTTGGAGTACACTCGTGAAGCGATTAAAACTGAGAAACCACATTTTAAAGTTGGTGGTGCAGAGCTCTATTTTCCTAAAGCGAGAGTTATTCTACTAAGACCAAATGCTAAACACACTCCATATCAAGCGAAATTCATCGTTCCTAAATCGTTTAACAAATTAGATTTAAGAGATTATTTATTCCACCTTTATGGTTTAAGAGCGTTGAACGTTACTACACAGTTATTGCATGCCAGATACACTCGTGCTACGCCGGTGTCGCCCAGGTACCGTGGTCCtcaaatcaagaagatgacTATCGATATGGCAGAACCATTTATCTGGCCTGCAGAACCTGAGGACAAGAGTGCATGGAATACTGAGTTCCaaaaggaattggaaaaatacAGAAACGATAGGATGAGACTAGGATCCGACGCTAACAAACCTTCAAAGGCATTCGATGGTGTATTGGGACCATACCAGGAAACTGCAAAACCTTTCATTCCTAGATTCCTTAAAAGAAGACTAGTGAATAAGAAGGCTAGAGAGgcaaagaaggaacaatATTTGGAGCAAATCAAGAAGGTCAGTGAAGTCCTTGCTAAAAGCACATGA
- the RPB2 gene encoding DNA-directed RNA polymerase II subunit RPB2 (highly similar to uniprot|P08518 Saccharomyces cerevisiae YOR151C) — MTEYYDEDPYGYDEEEAAISAEDSWTVISAFFREKGLVSQQLDSFNQFINYTIQDLILEDSTLILEQLAQHTTETDNISRKYEISFGKIYLAKPSMTESDGVSHAMYPQEARLRNLTYASGLFVEIQKRTYQAIDIPGRDLKYEIITEESEENEENNKIFIGRVPIMLRSKYCLLDDLTESDLYRLKECPFDMGGYFIINGSEKVLIAQERSAGNIVQVFKKSAPSPISHIAEIRSALEKGSRFISTLQVKLYGREGSTSRTIKATLPYIKQDIPIVIIFRALGIIPDGEILEHICYDVNDWQMLEMLKPCVEEGFVIQDRETALDFIGRRGTALGIKKEKRIQYAKDILQKEFLPHITQLEGFESRKAFFLGYMINRLLLCALDRKDQDDRDHFGKKRLDLAGPLLAQLFKTLFRKLTRDILRFMQRSVEEAKDFNLKLAVKATTITAGLKYALATGNWGEQKKSMSSRAGVSQVLNRYTYSSTLSHLRRTNTPIGRDGKLAKPRQLHNTHWGLVCPAETPEGQACGLVKNLSLMSCISVGTDPLPIITFLNEWGMEPLEDYIPHQSPDATRVFVNGVWHGIHRNPAKLVDTIRKLRRKGDITPEVSIVRDIREKELKIFTDAGRVYRPLFIVDENPETGRKELKVKKGHVRKLMLTEYQDIEGGFDDEEEMNYTWTSLLNEGLVEYIDAEEEETILIAMQHEDLDPALLPVADSEDDLDPARRIRAIHNSNIFTHCEIHPSMILGVAASVIPFPDHNQSPRNTYQSAMGKQAMGVFLTNYNVRMDTMANILYYPQKPLGTTRAMEYLKFRELPAGQNAIVAIACYSGYNQEDSMIMNQSSIDRGLFRSLFFRSYMDQEKRIGMSITESFEKPHRTNTLRMKHGTYDKLDDDGLIAPGVRVSGDDMIIGKTTPIPPDAEELGQRTAFHSKRDASTPLRSTENGIVDQVLITTNQEGLKFVKVRVRTTKIPQIGDKFASRHGQKGTIGITYRTEDMPFTAEGVVPDLIINPHAIPSRMTVAHLIECLLSKVAALSGNEGDASPFTDITVDGISRLLREHGYQSRGFEVMYNGHTGKKLMAQIFFGPTYYQRLRHMVDDKIHARARGPMQVLTRQPVEGRSRDGGLRFGEMERDCMIAHGAAAFLKERLMEASDAFRVHICGICGLMSVVAKLKHNQFECRSCKNKIDIYQVHIPYAAKLLFQELMAMNIAPRLYTDRSKDF; from the coding sequence ATGACTGAATACTATGATGAAGATCCATATGGGTACgatgaggaagaagctGCTATTTCAGCAGAAGATTCGTGGACTGTTATCTCCGCTTTCTTCAGAGAAAAAGGTTTAGTATCTCAGCAGTTGGATTCTTTTAaccaattcatcaactATACGATTCAGGATCTTATCTTGGAAGACAGTACCTTgattttggaacaattaGCACAGCATACCACTGAAACGGACAACATTTCCAGAAAGTATGAAATTTCATTTGGTAAGATTTATTTGGCCAAACCATCCATGACTGAGTCAGATGGTGTTTCTCATGCGATGTATCCGCAGGAAGCCCGTCTCAGAAACTTGACTTACGCATCAGGTTTATTTGTGGAAATTCAGAAGAGAACTTATCAGGCTATTGATATTCCAGGTCGTGATTTGAAATACGAAATTATCACTGAGGAAAGTGAAGAGAATGaggaaaataataaaatttTCATCGGGAGAGTACCTATCATGTTGAGATCGAAGTACTGTTTGTTGGACGATTTGACAGAATCTGATTTGTATCGTTTGAAGGAATGTCCGTTCGACATGGGTGGTTACTTTATCATTAACGGTTCAGAAAAGGTTTTGATCGCTCAAGAACGTTCTGCAGGTAATATTGTCCAAgtgttcaagaaatctgCTCCTTCTCCAATCTCACATATCGCAGAAATTAGATCTGCTCTAGAAAAGGGCTCTCGTTTTATCAGTACACTTCAGGTCAAGTTGTATGGTCGTGAAGGTTCCACCTCTCGTACCATCAAGGCAACTTTACCGTATATCAAGCAAGATATTCCCATTGTGATTATTTTCAGAGCATTAGGTATCATTCCAGATGGTGAAATCTTAGAACATATCTGTTATGATGTCAACGATTGGCAAATGTTAGAAATGTTGAAACCATGTGTGGAGGAAGGGTTTGTTATTCAGGATAGAGAAACAGCTTTGGATTTCATTGGTCGTCGTGGTACAGCTTTGGGTATCAAGAAGGAGAAAAGAATCCAGTACGCCAAAGATATTTTACAAAAGGAATTTTTACCTCATATTACCCAATTGGAAGGTTTTGAAAGCAGAAAAGCTTTCTTCTTAGGTTATATGATTAATAGACTATTGCTTTGTGCTTTAGACCGTAAGGATCAAGATGACCGTGACCACTTCGGTAAGAAAAGATTGGATTTGGCAGGACCTTTGTTAGctcaattgttcaagacTTTGTTCAGAAAATTAACAAGAGATATTCTACGTTTTATGCAAAGAtctgttgaagaagctaAAGACTTCAATCTTAAATTGGCTGTCAAGGCCACTACCATTACCGCCGGTCTTAAGTATGCTTTGGCTACTGGTAACTGGGGTGAACAAAAGAAGTCGATGTCGTCTAGAGCTGGTGTTTCTCAAGTTTTAAACCGTTATACTTATTCGTCAACACTATCTCATCTTAGAAGAACAAATACGCCAATCGGCCGTGATGGTAAGTTAGCCAAGCCTCGTCAATTGCATAATACACATTGGGGTTTGGTTTGTCCCGCAGAAACACCTGAAGGTCAAGCATGTGGTCTTGTTAAGAACTTGTCCTTGATGTCTTGTATTTCTGTTGGTACTGATCCCCTGCCAATTATCACCTTCTTGAATGAATGGGGTATGGAACCGTTAGAAGATTACATACCTCATCAATCTCCAGATGCTACAAGAGTTTTTGTTAACGGTGTCTGGCATGGTATTCACAGAAATCCTGCTAAATTGGTTGATACCATCAGAAAGCTTAGAAGAAAAGGTGATATTACCCCTGAAGTTTCTATCGTTAGGGATATTCGTGAAAAGGAACTAAAGATCTTCACAGATGCTGGTAGAGTTTATAGACCATTATTTATTGTGGATGAAAACCCAGAGACTGGTCGTAAGGAACTAAAGGTTAAAAAGGGACATGTCAGAAAGTTAATGTTAACTGAATACCAAGATATTGAAGGTGGATTCgacgacgaagaagaaatgaacTATACTTGGACATCGTTGCTCAATGAGGGCCTCGTCGAGTACATCGatgctgaagaagaagaaactattCTAATTGCTATGCAACATGAAGATTTGGATCCAGCTTTACTACCTGTGGCAGACTCTGAAGATGATCTGGATCCAGCCAGACGTATCAGAGCTATACATAATTCAAACATTTTCACACATTGTGAAATTCACCCTTCAATGATTCTTGGTGTAGCTGCTTCTGTTATTCCTTTCCCTGACCATAACCAATCTCCTCGTAATACTTACCAATCAGCGATGGGTAAACAAGCTATGGGTGTTTTCCTAACGAATTATAATGTCCGTATGGATACAATGGCTAACATTCTATACTACCCTCAGAAACCCCTGGGTACCACAAGAGCAatggaatatttgaaattcaGAGAATTACCAGCCGGTCAAAATGCCATTGTTGCTATCGCATGCTATTCAGGTTATAATCAGGAAGATTCCATGATCATGAATCAATCATCAATCGATAGAGGTTTATTCAGATCCTTGTTCTTCAGATCATACATGgatcaagaaaagagaattggTATGTCGATCACAGAATCGTTTGAAAAACCACACAGAACAAATACACTAAGAATGAAGCACGGTACTTACGACAAATTGGACGACGATGGTTTGATTGCTCCCGGTGTCAGAGTGTCAGGTGACGATATGATTATTGGTAAAACAACACCAATTCCACCTGATGCTGAAGAATTGGGTCAAAGAACCGCATTCCACTCCAAGCGTGATGCCTCTACGCCTCTAAGATCTACTGAAAATGGTATTGTCGACCAAGTTTTGATTACTACCAACCAGGAGGGTTTGAAATTTGTTAAGGTTAGAGTTAGAACGACCAAAATTCCTCAAATCGGTGATAAATTTGCATCCCGTCACGGTCAAAAGGGTACTATTGGTATTACATACCGCACAGAAGATATGCCATTCACAGCTGAAGGTGTTGTACCGGACTTAATAATCAATCCTCATGCCATTCCATCTCGTATGACCGTCGCTCATTTGATTGAATGTTTGTTAAGTAAGGTTGCCGCTCTATCTGGTAATGAAGGTGATGCTTCCCCATTTACAGATATTACAGTGGATGGTATATCCAGGTTGCTACGTGAGCATGGTTATCAATCTCGTGGGTTCGAAGTAATGTATAATGGTCATACCGGTAAAAAGTTGATGGCACAAATTTTCTTCGGCCCTACATACTACCAAAGATTAAGGCATATGGTGGATGATAAAATTCACGCGAGAGCAAGAGGTCCGATGCAAGTACTAACAAGACAACCCGTGGAAGGTAGATCCAGAGACGGTGGTTTAAGATTCGGTGAGATGGAACGTGATTGTATGATTGCTCACGGTGCCGCCGCcttcttgaaggaaagaTTAATGGAAGCTTCGGATGCATTCAGAGTACACATTTGCGGTATCTGTGGGTTAATGTCAGTTGTTGCAAAGTTGAAGCACAATCAATTTGAATGTCGTTCATgtaaaaacaaaattgaCATTTATCAAGTGCACATTCCTTATGCAGCTAAGTTACTATTCCAAGAATTAATGGCCATGAATATTGCACCACGTCTTTACACTGACCGTTCAAAGGATTTTTAA